Proteins from a single region of Nakamurella deserti:
- a CDS encoding FGGY family carbohydrate kinase translates to MTGPLVLALDEGSSSCRSILVDGTGAMHGESRANVVWENPRPGWVELDPVRLWADQLSTIRRAMTSQGVTGADLSAVAVTTHRETAMLWDRATGAPVHNALVWISKQTDEIVQRWSADGLDELFRERTGLRNDSFFSAAKVVWMLENVPGLRRRAEAGEIAFGTPDTWLLWNLTGGRSHLTDHSCASRTALFNLESLRWDDELCATLDIPMEIFPEAVASDSDFGFSSADVLGAEVPVRAVLADQQAGLFGQACFTPGSVKNTFGTAGVLTVNAGEKAVLVDGLTSSVGWTIGGVTDYELEGVVFHSGQTLSWMKDNLRLFESNDEIEYLARLVPDSAGVYVVPAFGGMCAPHWDRAAKASIVGLTLESTSAHVVRAGMDSMAFQTADIIDALEAGGVPVDTVKVDGGSARSDLLCQLTADLSGKVIQRPTSLERTALGAAFVAGLGVGMWDDIGQLEQTWICEHEFVPQIDVGTREERRAGWRDAVVRTLPSLHAPTT, encoded by the coding sequence ATGACCGGCCCGCTGGTGCTGGCTCTCGACGAGGGGTCCAGCAGCTGCCGGTCGATTCTCGTCGACGGCACCGGCGCGATGCACGGCGAGTCGCGGGCCAACGTCGTCTGGGAGAACCCACGGCCGGGCTGGGTCGAACTCGACCCGGTCCGGCTGTGGGCCGACCAGCTGTCCACGATCCGGCGGGCGATGACTTCGCAAGGGGTGACCGGCGCCGACCTCTCGGCCGTGGCCGTCACCACCCACCGCGAGACCGCGATGCTGTGGGACCGGGCGACCGGGGCGCCGGTGCACAACGCGCTGGTGTGGATCTCCAAGCAGACCGACGAGATCGTCCAGCGGTGGTCCGCCGACGGCCTGGACGAGCTGTTCCGGGAACGCACCGGGTTGCGCAACGACTCGTTCTTCTCCGCGGCCAAGGTCGTGTGGATGCTGGAGAACGTCCCCGGTCTGCGCCGCCGCGCCGAGGCCGGCGAGATCGCCTTCGGCACCCCGGACACCTGGCTGCTGTGGAACCTCACCGGCGGCCGGTCGCACCTGACCGACCACAGCTGCGCCTCACGGACGGCGCTGTTCAACCTCGAGTCGCTGCGCTGGGACGACGAGCTGTGCGCGACCCTCGACATCCCGATGGAGATCTTCCCCGAGGCCGTCGCGTCGGACAGCGACTTCGGGTTCAGTTCCGCCGACGTGCTGGGGGCCGAGGTCCCGGTGCGCGCCGTCCTGGCCGACCAGCAGGCCGGGCTGTTCGGCCAGGCGTGTTTCACCCCCGGTTCGGTGAAGAACACCTTCGGCACCGCCGGTGTGCTGACCGTGAACGCCGGTGAGAAAGCCGTGCTGGTCGACGGTCTCACCTCCAGCGTCGGCTGGACCATCGGCGGGGTCACGGACTACGAGCTGGAGGGGGTGGTGTTCCACTCCGGCCAGACGCTGTCCTGGATGAAGGACAACCTCCGGCTGTTCGAGTCCAACGACGAGATCGAGTACCTGGCCCGCCTCGTCCCCGACTCCGCCGGGGTCTACGTGGTGCCGGCCTTCGGCGGTATGTGCGCCCCCCACTGGGACCGCGCGGCCAAGGCGTCCATCGTCGGGCTCACCCTGGAGTCGACGTCGGCGCACGTGGTGCGGGCGGGGATGGACAGCATGGCCTTCCAGACGGCCGACATCATCGACGCCCTGGAGGCCGGCGGGGTGCCGGTGGACACCGTCAAGGTCGACGGTGGATCCGCCCGCAGCGACCTGCTGTGCCAGCTGACCGCGGACCTGTCCGGCAAGGTCATCCAGCGCCCGACGTCGCTGGAACGCACCGCGCTCGGCGCCGCCTTCGTCGCCGGCCTCGGCGTCGGGATGTGGGACGACATCGGCCAGCTCGAACAGACCTGGATCTGCGAGCACGAGTTCGTCCCGCAGATCGACGTCGGCACCCGCGAGGAGCGCCGGGCCGGCTGGCGCGACGCCGTCGTCCGCACACTCCCCAGCCTGCACGCCCCCACCACCTGA